The Hemicordylus capensis ecotype Gifberg chromosome 6, rHemCap1.1.pri, whole genome shotgun sequence genome window below encodes:
- the PFN1 gene encoding profilin-1 isoform X2, giving the protein MSGWSCYIDSLMADDTCQDAAIVGYKDAPSVWAAAPGKTFANITPAEVNILVGKDRSSLFVNGLTLGGQKCSVIRDSLHTDGECTMDLRTKSTGGAPTFNVTAAMTNKTIVVVMGKEGVHGGCVNKKCFEMANHLRRSQY; this is encoded by the exons ATGAGCGGCTGGAGCTGCTACATCGACAGCCTGATGGCCGACGACACCTGCCAGGACGCGGCCATCGTGGGCTACAAGGACGCGCCCTCCGTCTGGGCCGCCGCCCCGGGCAAGACCTTCGCCAACATCACG CCTGCGGAAGTGAACATCCTGGTGGGGAAGGACCGGAGCAGCCTGTTTGTGAACGGGCTGACGCTGGGCGGGCAGAAGTGCTCTGTCATTCGGGACAGCCTCCACACGGATGGCGAATGCACCATGGACCTGCGGACGAAGAGCACGGGCGGGGCCCCCACCTTCAACGTCACAGCTGCCATGACCAACAAGA CGATAGTCGTGGTGATGGGCAAGGAGGGCGTCCACGGCGGCTGCGTCAACAAGAAGTGCTTTGAGATGGCCAACCACTTGCGGCGGTCGCAGTATTGA
- the PFN1 gene encoding profilin-1 isoform X1 — protein MGEAAQPILQAGARPASQPAEVNILVGKDRSSLFVNGLTLGGQKCSVIRDSLHTDGECTMDLRTKSTGGAPTFNVTAAMTNKTIVVVMGKEGVHGGCVNKKCFEMANHLRRSQY, from the exons atggggGAAGCAGCACAGCCCATCCTCCAAGCCGGGGCCAGACCTGCgtctcag CCTGCGGAAGTGAACATCCTGGTGGGGAAGGACCGGAGCAGCCTGTTTGTGAACGGGCTGACGCTGGGCGGGCAGAAGTGCTCTGTCATTCGGGACAGCCTCCACACGGATGGCGAATGCACCATGGACCTGCGGACGAAGAGCACGGGCGGGGCCCCCACCTTCAACGTCACAGCTGCCATGACCAACAAGA CGATAGTCGTGGTGATGGGCAAGGAGGGCGTCCACGGCGGCTGCGTCAACAAGAAGTGCTTTGAGATGGCCAACCACTTGCGGCGGTCGCAGTATTGA